A portion of the Lysinibacillus timonensis genome contains these proteins:
- a CDS encoding glucose-6-phosphate isomerase — MLKFDYPQNVQQFNIGVIPDMKHYIDCSMEEMFAIQQVANEIQEKANVLLVIGVGGSFLGARAVIDALTPYFRTNNGVEVIYAGNNMSGAYLKQLITYLEGKSVYVNVVSKSGTTMEPALAFRVVKQYMENRYASESKERILVTTDAEKGILKQMADKEGYRQFVIPAEVGGRYSVFTPAGLLPIAASGIDIQAFLNGARQAENDFDNEDVHSNAAYQYAMARFELYSQGYALELLASFEPRLKKLHEWWKQLFGESEGKEHKGLYPSTVTFSTDLHAIGQFIQEGSRILFETLIHFEEIEEDIEVPFTLDDLDGLNYLAGRSMNEINSTSKDGVVLAHEEGGVPVMKIGIPKLDAYHVGYLMFFFMKACVISASLLEVNAFDQPGVEAYKKKMLELLKENVVNIHE; from the coding sequence ATGCTGAAATTTGATTATCCACAAAATGTTCAACAATTTAATATCGGTGTGATCCCTGATATGAAGCATTATATTGATTGCTCTATGGAAGAGATGTTTGCTATTCAACAAGTAGCAAATGAAATTCAAGAGAAGGCCAATGTATTGCTTGTTATCGGGGTAGGGGGTTCTTTCCTTGGAGCACGTGCTGTCATTGATGCGTTAACACCTTATTTCCGTACGAATAACGGTGTAGAGGTGATCTATGCTGGAAATAACATGAGTGGCGCTTACCTAAAACAATTAATCACATATTTAGAAGGTAAGAGTGTTTATGTGAATGTTGTTTCTAAATCAGGTACTACGATGGAGCCAGCACTCGCTTTCCGTGTTGTGAAGCAATATATGGAAAATCGTTATGCATCGGAATCAAAAGAGCGTATTTTAGTGACAACTGATGCAGAAAAAGGCATCCTAAAACAAATGGCAGATAAAGAAGGATACCGTCAGTTCGTCATCCCTGCAGAAGTAGGGGGACGTTATTCAGTCTTTACACCTGCTGGCTTACTACCAATCGCTGCAAGCGGAATCGACATTCAAGCATTTTTAAATGGTGCTAGACAAGCAGAAAATGACTTCGACAATGAAGATGTTCATTCTAATGCTGCTTATCAATACGCAATGGCTCGTTTTGAATTATACAGCCAAGGCTATGCATTAGAGCTATTAGCTTCCTTTGAACCGCGCTTGAAAAAGCTTCATGAATGGTGGAAGCAACTGTTCGGTGAAAGTGAAGGGAAAGAGCATAAAGGGCTTTATCCATCAACAGTGACGTTTTCAACGGATTTACATGCAATCGGCCAATTTATTCAAGAAGGTAGCCGAATTCTATTTGAAACGTTAATTCACTTTGAGGAAATCGAAGAAGATATCGAAGTACCGTTTACATTAGATGATCTGGATGGGCTAAATTATTTAGCTGGCCGCTCGATGAATGAAATTAATTCGACTTCTAAAGACGGCGTCGTCCTTGCACATGAAGAAGGTGGCGTACCAGTCATGAAAATCGGTATCCCGAAACTAGATGCTTATCATGTCGGCTATTTAATGTTCTTCTTTATGAAAGCATGCGTCATCAGTGCGAGCCTACTAGAAGTGAACGCATTCGATCAACCAGGTGTTGAAGCATACAAAAAGAAAATGTTAGAGCTATTAAAAGAAAATGTGGTGAATATTCATGAGTAA
- a CDS encoding phospho-sugar mutase: MSNNYTTWLERADAIYKSELEAILDKNAEIEDRFYQTVPFGTGGMRGLLGAGTNRINYHTIRLVAEGLARQIEGQGEEAKVRGVVIAYDTRHFSQEFAYETAGVLASHGIQSYIFTESRPTPELSFAVRYLHAVAGVVITASHNPKEYNGFKVYGEDGAQLTPAFADEIVAHMDAVDNIFDIRSMAKEELLASGNCTEVLDKIDVAYNNALMSLMQRKDIDKNVNIVYTPLHGAGLKPTLRGLQESGFTNVHIVEEQAVQDGAFPTVSYPNPEEQAAFEMAIQLGNKTGAELLLATDPDADRLGVAVKDAEGYRLLSGNQLGALLLHYLLSTKKENGTLPANGAMVKTIVTSEMGKAIADSFGVTTINTLTGFKFIAEQMAHFEETGEYTFLFGYEESYGYLAGDFVRDKDAVQIALLTAEMAAYYKTEGKTLLNVLEDLYNQYGEYREKLISLIFEGLEGQQKIGQIMTNLRESSPKEIAGLKVMRVEDYESGVATLEDGSKEQITLPKSNVLKFILEDGSWICARPSGTEPKCKFYIGLINQDEAIVNQIEQAILAYAN; the protein is encoded by the coding sequence ATGAGTAACAACTATACTACGTGGCTAGAGCGTGCAGATGCCATTTACAAATCAGAGCTTGAAGCAATTTTAGATAAAAATGCAGAAATTGAAGATCGCTTTTACCAAACGGTTCCTTTTGGGACTGGTGGTATGCGCGGTCTTCTTGGCGCTGGTACAAACCGAATTAATTATCATACGATTCGCTTAGTCGCTGAAGGGCTTGCAAGACAAATTGAAGGCCAAGGTGAGGAAGCGAAGGTGCGCGGCGTTGTCATTGCGTATGATACGCGTCATTTTTCACAGGAGTTTGCGTATGAAACAGCGGGTGTTCTAGCGAGCCATGGCATTCAATCATACATATTTACAGAAAGCCGCCCAACACCTGAATTGTCTTTTGCTGTTCGTTATTTACATGCGGTTGCAGGTGTTGTCATTACGGCAAGTCATAATCCAAAGGAATATAACGGGTTTAAAGTATATGGGGAAGATGGAGCTCAGCTAACGCCTGCATTTGCGGATGAAATTGTGGCGCATATGGATGCGGTTGATAACATTTTTGACATCCGTTCAATGGCGAAAGAAGAGTTGCTAGCTTCTGGGAATTGTACAGAAGTGTTAGATAAAATCGACGTAGCATACAACAATGCATTAATGTCGTTAATGCAACGTAAGGACATTGATAAGAATGTAAATATTGTTTATACACCTTTGCACGGTGCAGGGTTAAAACCTACTTTACGCGGCTTACAGGAATCCGGATTTACTAACGTCCACATTGTGGAAGAGCAAGCCGTACAAGATGGTGCTTTCCCAACGGTCTCATATCCAAATCCCGAAGAACAAGCTGCTTTTGAAATGGCGATTCAATTAGGAAATAAAACGGGTGCGGAACTGCTGCTTGCAACAGACCCTGATGCAGATCGCTTAGGCGTTGCGGTGAAGGATGCAGAAGGGTACCGTTTATTATCCGGAAACCAACTAGGTGCGTTGTTGCTTCATTATCTTTTATCGACTAAGAAAGAAAATGGTACGTTGCCGGCAAACGGTGCCATGGTGAAAACGATTGTTACTTCAGAAATGGGTAAAGCGATTGCAGATTCATTTGGTGTAACAACAATCAACACATTAACTGGTTTCAAATTTATCGCAGAACAAATGGCTCACTTTGAGGAAACAGGTGAATATACATTCTTGTTCGGCTATGAAGAAAGTTATGGCTATTTAGCAGGTGATTTCGTTCGCGATAAAGATGCGGTTCAGATTGCATTGTTAACAGCTGAAATGGCTGCTTATTATAAAACTGAAGGCAAGACTCTATTAAATGTGTTAGAAGATTTATATAATCAATACGGCGAATATAGAGAGAAATTGATTTCCTTAATATTTGAAGGGCTTGAGGGTCAGCAAAAAATCGGCCAAATTATGACGAACCTTCGTGAGTCTTCTCCGAAGGAAATCGCTGGGTTAAAGGTAATGCGTGTGGAAGATTACGAATCTGGTGTCGCGACACTAGAAGATGGTTCAAAAGAGCAAATTACATTACCAAAATCAAACGTGCTAAAATTCATTTTAGAGGACGGCTCATGGATTTGTGCCCGCCCTTCCGGCACAGAACCGAAATGTAAGTTTTATATTGGATTAATCAATCAAGATGAAGCAATCGTTAATCAAATTGAACAAGCGATTCTAGCATACGCCAACTAA
- a CDS encoding DMT family transporter → MGNEQSNKLTTYSLLIFLILVWGVSWPIYKNAVPYMPPLLFAGFRAFVGGFILFLFILKRMPLLKLKENWLFYLISAVLNISFYLGIQTVGLNFLPGGLFSVLVYFQPVLLGLLSWWVLKEEMTILKILGLILGFIGITFVSVDGLTVHLSIIGVVLALATALSWAIGVVYVKKNKMRIDAYWMIVMQLVIGGGSLLIAGGLTENVADIVWNQDLIFTLIWGSTIGMPVAQFIYYKLMNEGEASKVGAFTFLVPIISVLVSAIFLGEAITFKLFIGMILVGLSIYLVNVNFRRTAK, encoded by the coding sequence GTGGGAAATGAACAAAGCAATAAGCTCACTACTTATAGTTTATTAATCTTTTTGATCCTTGTGTGGGGAGTTAGTTGGCCAATCTATAAAAATGCCGTGCCGTATATGCCTCCCTTACTTTTTGCTGGATTTCGTGCCTTCGTTGGGGGATTCATCCTATTTTTATTTATTTTAAAGCGAATGCCACTATTGAAATTAAAAGAGAACTGGTTGTTTTATCTGATTTCCGCTGTCCTGAATATTTCATTTTATTTAGGGATACAAACCGTTGGGCTAAACTTTTTGCCGGGCGGATTGTTTTCCGTCCTCGTTTATTTCCAGCCAGTATTACTTGGATTGTTGTCATGGTGGGTTTTGAAGGAAGAGATGACGATTCTAAAAATCCTCGGCCTTATTCTTGGATTTATCGGCATTACGTTCGTCAGTGTGGACGGGTTAACCGTTCATTTATCGATTATTGGCGTAGTCCTAGCACTTGCCACAGCTTTAAGTTGGGCGATTGGTGTTGTATATGTAAAGAAAAATAAAATGAGAATTGATGCTTATTGGATGATTGTAATGCAATTAGTGATTGGTGGTGGATCACTACTAATTGCTGGGGGTCTTACTGAAAATGTGGCGGATATCGTCTGGAATCAAGATCTCATCTTTACGCTCATTTGGGGTTCGACTATTGGAATGCCCGTCGCACAATTCATTTACTATAAATTAATGAATGAAGGGGAAGCAAGCAAGGTCGGCGCCTTTACTTTCCTCGTGCCGATTATCTCTGTTTTAGTGAGTGCGATATTTTTAGGCGAAGCCATTACATTTAAATTATTTATTGGTATGATTTTAGTTGGCCTAAGTATTTATCTGGTAAATGTAAACTTCCGGAGAACCGCTAAATAA
- a CDS encoding helix-turn-helix transcriptional regulator — translation MKNRIKELRNAFHYTQDELAEKVEVSRQTIISLEKGRYNPSIQLAYNIAKTFHCQIEDVFIFEEEEKDHGHE, via the coding sequence GTGAAAAACAGAATAAAAGAACTGAGAAATGCTTTTCATTATACACAAGATGAACTGGCGGAAAAGGTAGAAGTTTCAAGGCAAACGATTATTTCCTTAGAAAAAGGGCGGTACAATCCGTCCATACAATTAGCATATAACATTGCAAAAACGTTTCATTGTCAAATTGAAGATGTCTTTATTTTTGAAGAGGAGGAGAAAGATCATGGACATGAATAA
- a CDS encoding DUF3796 domain-containing protein — protein sequence MDMNNFWVQLVFWLFLGGFVASMFYFPRKMMKKKKQHDERFVYNDHLARSYGWMGNLVVIFIAWFLSLAVFHNLIAFWLISAIYTGHMLFYGIGAAIANSRN from the coding sequence ATGGACATGAATAATTTTTGGGTGCAATTAGTTTTTTGGCTTTTCTTAGGCGGTTTTGTTGCAAGTATGTTTTATTTTCCACGCAAAATGATGAAAAAGAAAAAGCAGCACGATGAACGCTTTGTGTACAATGACCATTTAGCACGATCTTACGGGTGGATGGGAAACCTTGTTGTCATTTTCATCGCTTGGTTTTTATCACTTGCAGTCTTTCATAACTTGATTGCTTTCTGGTTAATTAGTGCAATTTATACAGGGCATATGCTATTTTACGGAATCGGCGCAGCTATTGCGAATAGCCGAAACTAG
- the thiD gene encoding bifunctional hydroxymethylpyrimidine kinase/phosphomethylpyrimidine kinase produces MEISYACTIAGSAARGGAGIQADLKTFQELGVFGTTAITAFVATHPETEQGVFTESIDVIHAQLHTIFEQFHLNACKTGMLFTQEIIEFVAEWLENHPIQNIVVDPVMFGKIGSPLLKFEAMDSLKSKLIPQATIITPNMPEASYLLGERKLETVADLQDAARDLLELGPKYVLVKGGRLEGAAVDVLYDGEKMIHLEAPRIDTIHTNGAGCSYSAAITAGLAKGMSVREAVIMAKHFVTAGILRNIPFEHGVAGAIDHRAYRDVGETGVGVTEISIKVV; encoded by the coding sequence ATGGAAATATCATATGCATGTACGATTGCAGGATCTGCAGCCCGAGGTGGTGCAGGAATTCAAGCGGATTTAAAAACGTTTCAAGAGCTTGGCGTATTCGGTACAACCGCAATAACGGCATTTGTGGCGACGCATCCTGAAACGGAACAGGGAGTATTTACTGAATCAATTGACGTTATTCATGCACAGTTACATACCATTTTTGAGCAATTCCATCTGAATGCATGTAAAACAGGGATGCTGTTTACACAAGAGATTATTGAGTTCGTAGCAGAGTGGCTCGAAAATCACCCTATACAAAATATTGTGGTGGATCCAGTGATGTTTGGAAAAATCGGCTCACCCTTATTAAAATTTGAAGCAATGGATTCATTGAAATCAAAACTAATTCCTCAAGCGACAATAATAACTCCCAATATGCCAGAAGCATCCTATCTACTTGGTGAGCGAAAATTAGAAACGGTAGCAGATTTGCAAGATGCAGCAAGAGATTTACTCGAGCTTGGACCTAAGTACGTTCTTGTAAAAGGCGGAAGATTGGAAGGGGCCGCGGTGGATGTTTTATATGATGGGGAAAAAATGATTCATCTAGAAGCCCCACGTATTGATACTATTCATACGAATGGTGCTGGTTGTTCCTATTCAGCAGCTATTACTGCAGGTTTAGCTAAAGGCATGTCCGTTAGAGAAGCGGTAATAATGGCAAAACATTTTGTTACTGCAGGTATTTTGAGAAATATTCCATTTGAACACGGTGTTGCTGGCGCAATTGACCATCGAGCGTATCGTGATGTTGGGGAAACGGGTGTTGGCGTGACGGAAATTAGTATTAAGGTTGTATAA
- a CDS encoding VOC family protein — protein MAVEAYLLFDGNCREAVEFYADVFKTGKPQIQTFGEAPANPDFPVAEDAKDRVMYAELSILGSRVMFSDTFPGSPLTVGNNVTVAAISNDEDFIRNAFNALKEGGKVHMELQETFWSKCYGNLKDKFGVEWQLSHEGNN, from the coding sequence ATGGCAGTAGAGGCGTATTTACTCTTTGATGGGAATTGCCGAGAAGCAGTAGAATTTTATGCAGATGTATTTAAAACTGGAAAACCACAAATTCAAACGTTTGGAGAGGCACCAGCAAATCCGGATTTTCCAGTAGCGGAAGATGCGAAAGATCGAGTAATGTATGCCGAACTTTCAATTTTAGGGAGCAGAGTGATGTTTTCCGACACATTTCCTGGCTCACCACTTACGGTAGGAAACAATGTAACTGTTGCAGCGATTTCAAATGATGAGGACTTTATTAGAAATGCATTTAACGCATTAAAAGAAGGCGGCAAAGTTCATATGGAGTTGCAAGAAACATTTTGGAGTAAATGCTATGGAAATCTTAAAGACAAGTTCGGTGTGGAATGGCAATTGAGCCATGAGGGGAATAACTAG
- the secA gene encoding preprotein translocase subunit SecA: MANILSKIFDPNKKEVKKLDKIADKIEALASQMEQLSDDALKQKTEEFKQRYQNGETLDHMLPEAFAVCREAAKRVLGMYPFRVQLMGAATLHDGNIAEMKTGEGKTLTSTMAVYLNALTGKGVHVVTVNEYLASRDASQMGELYNFLGLTVGLNLNSLSKEEKREAYAADITYSTNNELGFDYLRDNMVLYKEDRVQRPLHFAVIDEVDSILIDEARTPLIISGQAGRTAKLYVQSNAFVRMLKPEEDYSYDETTKGVTLTESGISKAERAFGIDNLFDLTHVRLLHAINQSLKAHVSMHLDVDYVVQDGEIVIVDSFTGRLMKGRRYSDGLHQAIEAKEGVEIQNESMTMATITFQNYFRMYEKLSGMTGTAKTEEEEFRNIYNMQVIVIPTNKPIARQDRPDLIFASMEGKFKAVAADIAERHKAGQPVLVGTVAIETSEIISNLLNKYKIPHNVLNAKNHEHEAEIIADAGKQGAVTIATNMAGRGTDIKLGEGVLELGGLAVIGTERHESRRIDNQLRGRSGRQGDPGITQFYLSLEDELMRRFGSDKMKAMMTRLGMDDSQPIQSGMVSKAVEGAQKRVEGNNFDARKRLLQYDDVLRQQREIIYQERRQVLESENMRELVEAMIQESIENIVSVHTQGPEAEWNLKAIEDYVSANLLDEGTVKATDLEGKSPEEMNSFIFDEVQKKYDAKEEELSSDRMREFEKVILLRSIDTKWIDHIDAMDQLRQGIHLRAYGQTDPLREYQREGFAMFEDMVASIREDVSKYAMKAQIRNNLEREEVAKGQAVNPKEEAAPKKKQPVRKAENIGRNDPCPCGSGKKYKNCHGATQ, encoded by the coding sequence ATGGCGAACATATTAAGTAAAATTTTCGATCCGAATAAAAAAGAAGTTAAAAAATTAGATAAAATTGCAGATAAAATCGAGGCGCTTGCTTCTCAAATGGAGCAATTGTCTGACGATGCGTTAAAACAAAAAACAGAAGAATTCAAACAACGTTATCAAAATGGCGAAACTTTAGATCATATGCTTCCAGAAGCATTTGCGGTCTGTCGTGAAGCAGCTAAACGTGTATTAGGCATGTATCCATTCCGCGTTCAATTAATGGGTGCTGCTACTTTACATGATGGGAATATCGCAGAAATGAAAACAGGGGAAGGGAAAACATTAACTTCTACAATGGCTGTATACTTAAATGCCTTAACAGGTAAAGGTGTACATGTTGTAACAGTCAATGAATACCTTGCAAGCCGTGACGCGAGCCAAATGGGAGAGCTATACAACTTCTTAGGGTTAACTGTAGGGTTGAACTTAAACAGCTTGAGTAAAGAAGAAAAACGTGAAGCATATGCTGCGGATATTACATATAGTACGAACAATGAGTTAGGATTCGACTATTTACGTGATAATATGGTGCTTTACAAAGAAGATCGTGTTCAACGTCCTTTACATTTTGCCGTAATCGATGAAGTTGACTCTATCTTAATCGATGAAGCGCGTACTCCTTTAATTATTTCTGGACAAGCAGGAAGAACGGCAAAGCTTTATGTACAATCGAATGCATTTGTTCGCATGCTAAAACCTGAAGAAGATTATTCTTACGATGAAACAACAAAAGGTGTAACACTTACGGAAAGTGGTATCTCAAAAGCTGAGCGTGCATTTGGTATCGATAATCTTTTCGACTTAACACATGTTCGTTTACTACATGCAATTAACCAATCGTTAAAAGCACACGTATCGATGCATTTAGATGTTGATTACGTTGTTCAGGATGGCGAAATCGTAATTGTTGATAGCTTTACTGGTCGTTTAATGAAAGGTCGTCGTTATTCAGATGGTCTTCACCAAGCAATTGAGGCAAAAGAGGGCGTAGAAATTCAAAACGAATCAATGACAATGGCAACGATTACGTTCCAAAACTACTTCCGTATGTACGAAAAATTATCAGGTATGACAGGTACTGCGAAAACGGAAGAAGAAGAATTCCGTAATATCTACAACATGCAGGTAATTGTTATTCCAACAAATAAACCGATTGCACGTCAAGACCGTCCTGACTTAATTTTCGCTTCGATGGAAGGTAAGTTTAAAGCCGTTGCAGCAGATATCGCTGAGCGTCATAAAGCAGGCCAACCAGTTCTAGTTGGTACGGTTGCAATTGAAACGTCTGAAATTATCTCGAATTTATTAAATAAATATAAAATTCCGCATAACGTATTAAATGCGAAAAACCATGAGCATGAGGCTGAAATCATTGCAGATGCAGGTAAGCAGGGAGCAGTAACAATTGCCACAAACATGGCTGGTCGTGGTACAGACATTAAGCTTGGTGAAGGTGTATTAGAGCTTGGTGGTCTGGCTGTAATTGGTACTGAACGTCATGAATCTCGCCGTATCGATAATCAGCTGCGCGGTCGTTCAGGTCGTCAAGGAGACCCTGGTATTACGCAATTCTACTTATCACTTGAAGATGAATTAATGCGCCGTTTCGGTTCCGATAAAATGAAAGCGATGATGACACGTCTTGGTATGGATGACTCCCAACCAATTCAGTCAGGTATGGTTTCAAAAGCTGTAGAAGGTGCACAAAAACGCGTTGAGGGTAATAACTTTGATGCTCGTAAACGACTATTACAATATGATGATGTTTTACGTCAACAACGTGAAATTATTTATCAAGAACGTCGCCAAGTGCTAGAATCAGAAAATATGCGTGAGCTTGTGGAAGCAATGATTCAAGAATCCATTGAAAACATTGTGTCAGTTCATACACAAGGACCAGAGGCAGAATGGAATCTTAAAGCAATTGAAGACTATGTTTCAGCGAATCTTCTGGATGAAGGCACTGTAAAAGCAACTGATTTAGAAGGTAAATCACCTGAAGAAATGAATTCCTTCATTTTTGATGAAGTTCAGAAAAAATACGATGCAAAAGAAGAAGAACTTTCTTCTGACCGTATGCGCGAGTTTGAAAAAGTTATTTTACTTCGTTCAATCGATACAAAATGGATTGACCATATCGATGCAATGGATCAATTACGTCAAGGGATCCATTTACGTGCGTATGGCCAAACAGATCCATTACGCGAATATCAACGTGAAGGGTTTGCCATGTTTGAAGATATGGTCGCTTCTATCCGTGAAGACGTGTCTAAGTATGCGATGAAAGCTCAAATTCGCAACAACTTAGAGCGTGAAGAAGTAGCAAAAGGTCAAGCAGTGAACCCGAAAGAAGAAGCTGCGCCGAAGAAAAAACAACCGGTACGTAAAGCTGAAAACATCGGCCGAAACGATCCTTGCCCATGTGGTAGCGGGAAGAAATACAAAAACTGTCACGGTGCTACACAGTAA
- the prfB gene encoding peptide chain release factor 2 (programmed frameshift), whose amino-acid sequence MFELADVRNTLETTASKLADFRGSLDLENKEARIQELDEMMLMPDFWNDQDGAQKVINEANGIKAVVNEFNDLVSTQENLEMTLELLKEEPDEDLQNELSEELKEFEQKMAAFELQMLLSEPYDKNNAILELHPGAGGTESQDWGSMLLRMYTRWADQHGFKVETMDYLPGDEAGIKSVTLLIQGHNAYGYLKAEKGVHRLVRISPFDSAGRRHTSFVSCEVMPEFNNEIEIDVRTEDLKIDTYRATGAGGQHINTTDSAVRITHIPTGVVVSCQAERSQIKNREKAMSMLKAKLYQLEIEKQQAELDAIRGEQKEIGWGSQIRSYVFHPYSMVKDHRTNFETGNVHAVMDGDLDGFINAYLRSRIG is encoded by the exons ATGTTTGAATTAGCAGATGTAAGAAATACATTGGAAACTACAGCCTCAAAATTGGCGGACTTCAGGGGGTCTCTT GACTTAGAGAACAAAGAGGCACGTATTCAAGAACTTGATGAAATGATGCTGATGCCAGACTTTTGGAATGATCAAGATGGAGCCCAAAAAGTCATCAATGAAGCAAATGGCATAAAAGCAGTAGTGAATGAGTTTAATGATCTTGTTTCAACACAAGAAAACTTAGAAATGACGTTGGAACTTCTGAAAGAAGAACCTGATGAAGATTTACAAAACGAACTTAGTGAAGAGTTAAAAGAGTTCGAGCAGAAAATGGCTGCGTTTGAATTACAAATGCTGTTAAGTGAACCATACGATAAAAACAATGCAATCTTAGAGCTTCACCCTGGAGCTGGTGGTACGGAATCGCAAGACTGGGGATCTATGTTGCTTCGTATGTACACACGCTGGGCAGACCAACATGGATTTAAAGTTGAAACAATGGATTATTTACCTGGTGATGAAGCGGGTATTAAATCTGTTACACTTTTAATCCAAGGCCATAATGCGTATGGCTATTTAAAGGCGGAAAAGGGAGTTCACCGCTTAGTTCGAATTTCACCATTCGATTCAGCTGGACGTCGTCATACTTCATTCGTTTCTTGTGAAGTAATGCCTGAATTCAACAATGAAATTGAAATTGATGTTCGTACTGAAGATTTAAAAATTGATACGTACCGTGCAACAGGTGCCGGTGGTCAGCATATTAATACTACGGACTCTGCGGTTCGAATTACACATATTCCAACAGGTGTCGTTGTATCATGCCAAGCTGAACGTTCGCAAATTAAAAACCGTGAAAAAGCGATGAGCATGTTGAAAGCGAAGTTGTATCAATTGGAAATTGAAAAACAACAAGCTGAGCTTGACGCAATCCGCGGGGAACAAAAGGAAATTGGTTGGGGTTCACAAATTCGCTCCTACGTATTCCATCCCTATTCAATGGTAAAAGATCACCGTACAAATTTTGAAACTGGGAATGTGCATGCTGTTATGGACGGCGATTTAGATGGGTTTATTAATGCCTATTTACGTTCTCGTATCGGATAA
- a CDS encoding competence protein ComK: MDETILQSYHLSFNSYLVEPMMHEGKLYSRVYDKSGEVIVSKKPIQIIRKSCLLMGTSYKAAREVSKKFFGPEKHKLPIVITYDFGNALVFFPILSPSSPNNVWVGLHSIINIRKSNDQTIITLKDNRELTVQINCSSFSMQYVCATMLQKHATSQRLIIQKDILL; encoded by the coding sequence ATGGACGAAACAATTTTACAATCTTATCATCTATCATTTAATTCTTATTTAGTTGAACCAATGATGCATGAAGGTAAACTTTATTCACGAGTTTACGACAAGAGCGGTGAAGTAATTGTTAGCAAGAAACCCATCCAAATTATTCGAAAATCTTGTTTATTAATGGGGACAAGCTATAAAGCTGCTCGTGAAGTATCAAAGAAATTTTTCGGTCCTGAAAAGCATAAGTTACCAATTGTTATTACGTATGATTTCGGTAATGCCTTAGTATTCTTTCCAATTTTATCACCATCATCTCCGAATAATGTTTGGGTTGGGTTACATAGCATTATTAACATCCGTAAGTCCAACGATCAAACCATTATTACATTAAAAGATAACAGAGAACTAACAGTCCAAATAAATTGTTCATCGTTCAGTATGCAATATGTTTGCGCAACAATGTTGCAGAAACATGCTACAAGTCAACGTTTAATTATTCAAAAAGACATACTTCTTTAA
- a CDS encoding IDEAL domain-containing protein — protein MDKYYSYTDFLKAVGQYQPANESEKLLNDIYLDLFLNRIQRLQRIEELKNLIDTALDDKNEKAFFVYAKELNELQESMC, from the coding sequence ATGGATAAATATTATTCGTACACAGATTTTCTTAAAGCAGTTGGACAATATCAACCTGCAAACGAATCTGAGAAATTGTTGAATGACATTTATTTAGACTTGTTTTTGAACCGCATCCAAAGATTACAACGTATTGAAGAACTCAAAAATCTCATCGATACAGCATTGGATGATAAAAATGAAAAAGCGTTTTTTGTTTATGCGAAGGAATTGAATGAATTACAAGAGTCAATGTGTTAA